A single Triticum dicoccoides isolate Atlit2015 ecotype Zavitan chromosome 2A, WEW_v2.0, whole genome shotgun sequence DNA region contains:
- the LOC119352096 gene encoding receptor-like protein 9b gives MLRPTPPMQLAMALLCLLSISGELLTPLCEGCVQADKRALLDIYSQLSTLPHIDWDRSDWGWGDGDGHCCQWEGVTCSNSRPARVTGLDLGANVPSPWLLNATMFLPFQELQTLSLYLNIKGCIPGAGFDVWSKLRKLRSLDLFGNNLSDYSIPSLVAVSSLRRLSISFNNLTSPVSIQHLSTMKLDTLDLSGNAFNGTLPTGICDMQNLEELYLGGSTLFGELPSCIGNLTSLRILDLSNNLFTIKFPSLSFAHLTSLVELSLSNNNLEGVLFLGSLSNSSQLTHLDLSSSGNHFQVETVTPTISLSAQLQVMVLPNCNLNGNSAVILSFLSHQHALEAVDISNNNLSGHFPSWLIEKNVNLSHLNLQGNSFSGSLLLPSKVHNSLYWLDASHNRLSKLPTGINITFPNLYYVNLSRNSFQGIFPSGLHYIDSLTFLDLSNNNFSDNIVSAFNGSKSNIRSLFLSGNNFYGSFPQGILLGSTYHLLLNDNQITGEIPDNICLGQQLTLLDVSSNKLTGSLPTCIHALENIAILNLRGNSLGGSIPLKLCHLKNLVFLDMSKNNLSGPVQCLPSLQYLHLSENRLNGTFPFPLSSGTDTYTMDLRQNQFSGILPELMHKSFPKLKILLLEGNMFEGLIPNDICHLRYLRLLDLSHNKLSGQLPSCLSNMGFDGDLYNFLYNDSDTSVVMNHTNGYDIGSVVGTSPVPEFFIGPDQEEFMTKSRQDKYKGNILSYMSGLDFSSNQLEGYIPKSIGDMKWLRALNFSNNCFHGPIPDSLSHLSNLESLDLSHNNLTGQIPQELVELHSLEVFTVAYNNLSGPTLGRNGQFITFDESSYAGNPYLCGPPLLKSCFDAPSIPQPEEHEDDSKLANLALFSFSVLCYLIGFWTSLVVLYFKRSWRWSWFSAVDRLGDILMVRSALCMRRFNRTD, from the exons ATGTTGCGCCCCACACCACCTATGCAGCTGGCAATGGCTCTGCTCTGCCTCCTGAGCATCTCCGGCGAGCTTTTGACGCCCCTGTGTGAGGGGTGTGTGCAGGCCGATAAGAGAGCGCTTCTGGACATCTACAGCCAGCTCTCCACGCTGCCGCACATCGACTGGGACAGGTCGGACTGGGGCTGGGGTGACGGTGACGGACATTGCTGCCAGTGGGAGGGGGTGACCTGCAGCAACTCCCGCCCCGCCCGTGTGACAGGCCTCGATCTTGGTGCAAACGTTCCTTCCCCGTGGCTCCTCAACGCTACTATGTTCCTTCCCTTCCAAGAACTGCAGACCCTGTCCCTGTATCTAAATATAAAGGGATGCATACCTGGTGCAG GTTTTGATGTGTGGTCAAAATTGCGAAAATTAAGAAGCCTTGATCTATTTGGAAATAACTTAAGTGACTACAGCATCCCATCCTTAGTTGCAGTTTCGTCACTACGGCGCCTGTCCATCAGTTTTAATAACTTGACCTCCCCTGTGTCGATCCAAC ATTTGAGTACAATGAAGCTGGATACTCTTGATCTAAGCGGTAATGCATTCAACGGCACCTTACCAACAG GTATTTGCGACATGCAAAATCTTGAAGAATTATATCTTGGTGGAAGTACGTTGTTTGGAGAGCTTCCATCGTGCATAGGGAATCTTACTTCTCTCAGAATCCTGGATCTGTCGAATAATCTATTTACGATAAAGTTTCCCTCTCTTAGCTTTGCCCATTTGACTTCATTGGTGGAACTTTCCCTATCCAATAACAATCTTGAAGGAGTTCTCTTCCTAGGTTCCTTGTCAAACAGTAGCCAATTGACACATCTGGATCTTTCAAGCAGTGGTAACCATTTTCAAGTGGAAACTGTGACTCCAACAATTAGCCTGTCAGCTCAGCTCCAGGTTATGGTACTGCCAAACTGTAACCTTAATGGCAATTCTGCCGTTATATTAAGTTTCTTATCGCATCAACATGCATTAGAAGCTGTTGATATATCTAATAATAACCTAAGCGGCCACTTCCCTTCATGGTTGATAGAGAAAAATGTGAACCTGTCACATCTAAATCTGCAAGGCAACTCCTTTAGTGGAAGTCTTCTTCTTCCATCCAAAGTACACAACAGTCTGTACTGGCTTGATGCATCTCATAATAGACTAAGCAAATTACCTACGGGCATCAACATCACATTCCCAAATCTGTACTATGTAAACCTGTCTAGGAATTCCTTCCAGGGCATCTTTCCTTCGGGGCTTCACTATATAGACAGCCTGACATTTTTGGACTTGTCTAACAACAATTTCTCCGATAACATAGTGTCTGCCTTTAATGGAAGCAAGTCCAATATCCGTTCTTTGTTCCTGTCTGGCAACAATTTCTATGGTTCATTCCCTCAAGGCATACTATTAGGTTCCACCTACCATCTACTACTCAACGATAACCAAATCACCGGGGAAATCCCCGATAATATATGTCTTGGTCAGCAACTTACTTTGCTTGATGTTAGCAGTAACAAGTTGACTGGCTCTCTCCCTACTTGCATACATGCACTCGAAAATATTGCCATCTTGAATCTAAGAGGCAATTCATTGGGTGGATCGATTCCGCTGAAATTATGCCACCTTAAAAATCTTGTGTTCCTCGATATGTCAAAAAACAACCTTTCCGGTCCAGTGCAATGCTTACCCAGTTTGCAGTATCTTCACCTGAGTGAAAATCGACTAAATGGAACGTTCCCTTTCCCGTTGTCCTCGGGAACTGATACATACACAATGGATCTACGGCAGAACCAATTCAGTGGAATCCTTCCAGAATTGATGCACAAGTCCTTTCCAAAGCTAAAAATATTGTTGCTCGAAGGAAATATGTTTGAAGGACTGATTCCAAATGATATATGTCACTTAAGGTATTTGCGTCTACTAGATCTGTCTCATAATAAGCTCTCTGGACAGCTACCTTCATGCCTGAGCAATATGGGGTTTGATGGTGATTTGTATAACTTCCTATACAATGACTCAGATACTTCAGTAGTAATGAATCACACCAATGGCTATGATATTGGGAGCGTAGTAGGTACTTCTCCCGTGCCTGAATTTTTCATAGGACCAGACCAAGAAGAATTCATGACCAAGAGCAGGCAAGACAAATACAAGGGAAACATCCTCAGTTACATGTCTGGACTTGACTTCTCTTCAAACCAGTTGGAAGGATACATTCCTAAAAGTATAGGTGACATGAAATGGTTACGGGCACTGAATTTTTCCAACAACTGCTTTCATGGACCAATACCAGATTCTTTGTCACATTTAAGTAATCTCGAGAGCTTGGATCTGTCGCACAACAACTTGACAGGTCAAATACCACAAGAGTTGGTAGAACTACATTCTTTGGAGGTATTCACTGTGGCGTACAATAACTTGTCCGGCCCTACATTGGGTAGAAACGGCCAATTCATCACATTTGATGAGAGCAGCTATGCAGGCAATCCATATCTCTGCGGACCACCACTGCTGAAGAGTTGCTTTGATGCACCGtcgattcctcagcctgaagaacatgAAGATGATAGTAAACTTGCCAATCTGGCACTATTCAGTTTTTCAGTATTGTGCTACCTGATTGGTTTCTGGACCTCCTTGGTTGTGCTTTATTTCAAGAGAAGCTGGCGCTGGTCATGGTTTTCAGCAGTGGACAGGCTTGGTGACATTCTGATGGTTAGGTCAGCTTTATGCATGAGAAGGTTTAACCGCACCGACTGA